The genomic segment AGCGTGGTGCTGGCGCTCAGCATCGGGGGGTGGGTCCGCTACGCCCGGGTGATGCGGAGCACGGTGCTCCCCCTCCGCGAGGTGGAGTACGTACAGGCGGCGCGGGCTCTGGGGGCAAACTCGGTCCGGACGGTGTTGCGGCACGTGGTCCCGAACGCCCTGACGCCGGTCATCGTCATCGCGACGCTCTCGCTGGGCGGCAACATCATCACCGAGTCCAGCTTGAGCTTCCTGGGGCTGGGCGTCGATCCGCAGACGCCGAGCTGGGGGAGCATGCTGGCCGAGGGCCGGCCGTACCTGAACTCGGCGTGGTGGGTCTCGGCGCTGCCCGGGCTGGCGATCAGCCTGACGGTGCTGGCCGTCAACCTCGTCGGGGACTGGCTCCGCGACGAGCTGGACCCGCGCCTGCGCGGCGGCCGAGGCCGGGCGGCGTAGCATCGGGTGAGGGGCAGCCGGCCCGCGTCTGCCCCTCACCCCCGCGCCGCGGGGCGGGGGTGGGGGGTGTTCTGCCCGGGGTGAGGGATTGCCCCGTCAGGCGAGGTAGTAGCCCGCGTCGATGGCCTCCTGCCACAGGCTGATGATGGCCGGACCGATGCCGCTCGGGAGATCCTGCTCGGGCTTCATGTAGCCGTGAACGCCGGCCATGAATTGCACCACCCGCGCCTTCGGGGCCGGATCGATCTTCGCCAGCTCCGGGAGCAGGATGCCCTCGTAGCGGGCGCGGGTGTGGTCCCGGCTGCCGCTGGTGATCCCGTAGAGCAGCGGCGGCACCGGCTTGACGCCCGGTCCGGACAGCTCACGCGGGTAGTCGCGGTAGTGGGCGACCAGCGCCTCGGTCTCCTCGGCGTTCAGCTTGAGCCGACGGGCGGCCGAGCGGGCGCCGGCCTCCAGCACGTCGTAGGCGGCAAACTGGACGACGTGCTCGGCCTTGATGTTGGGGGCCGGCTTGCGAAGCTCCCAGGCGGCAAGCACGTCCTCCATCAGCCAGGGGAGGCGCTTCATGCCGTCTGCGCCCGCCTCGGGGCCGGCGTACCGCGCGATGTCCCGCCAGGTGCGGACGGTGATCCAGTTGAACGGGTACGGCCACGTCTGCTTGAGCATCGCGCTCATGATGCGGCCGAACGGCGTGCTCTCGATGCCGATCAGCCCGGCGATGTTCTCGACGCGCTGCAGCAGCATATGGACGAACGGGCCGCCGGTCGAGTGGCCGTGCGCGTAGATCGAGAACGTCTCGGCGGGGAAATTGCGCTTGCAGACGGCGATCATCGCCTGCTCGAAGGCGGCCGGCCACGATCCCATGCGGTCGTAGAACGGCGTGCCCTCCTTCGCTTCAAGGAAGATCAGGGTGCCGTACTTGGCGCGGAAGACCGGATCGGAGCGGTCTTCGACGATGCGGTACTGGTCCGGAGTGATGACCTCGTCCGTGCACCAGATCGGGGTGCGGGCGGTACCGTCGCCGTTGATGGTGTCGCCGGGCCAGTCGCGGCCGTCGTCGTGCAGGTAGAGGTGCCCGGGGTGGGAGAGCGTCGCGATCTTCCAGCCGAGCTTGCGCGCGAGCAGCAGCGCCAGCGGCTCCATGCCGCGATGGTCGCCGCCGCCGCCGTGCAGCAGGAACGCGCCGATCTTCTTGCCGTCTGGGCCGGTCGGGATGGCGGACTCGTCTTTCGGCTGGTAGACCTTGCCGCCGATGTCCCAGTCAAGCTCGTGGACGCGGATGCGGAAGATGTCCTC from the Chloroflexota bacterium genome contains:
- a CDS encoding ABC transporter permease, translating into MKRLLRHQSVLPALAILAIMVLSAVFAGVLSPFDPRDGALDARLAAPLTRLDHPLGTDPIGRDTLSRLLHGARVSLTVGFASVLLAAVVGSLLGVVAGWRGGWPDIVIMRIADVQLGFPSFLLAITLMAVLGAGVGSVVLALSIGGWVRYARVMRSTVLPLREVEYVQAARALGANSVRTVLRHVVPNALTPVIVIATLSLGGNIITESSLSFLGLGVDPQTPSWGSMLAEGRPYLNSAWWVSALPGLAISLTVLAVNLVGDWLRDELDPRLRGGRGRAA